The Lysobacter luteus genome contains the following window.
ATTCCGCCCGCGGCGAGGATCAGGACCAGAAAGGTTGCGACAGATTTCATGTTCATAGCTCCGTGATCAGTGTTCGTGGTCGTGGCCGTCGTCGGCCGGATTCGTTTGCGGTGCAGGGTGTGATTCGACGGTTCCGTCGGCATGGCGGTGCTCGACCATCCGCGGTTGCGCCTCGGGCTCGTGGTGATCGGCAGCCGTGCCCGGCGGATGTGCGTGCGGCGCCTGGCCGCCATCGCCGTGGTGGTCATCCATGCCGGTCTGCGGTTTGGCCGCCGCGTCATCATGGGGCGGCGTGCCTGGTGGATGCACATGGCCCCCGGAACCATCAGCCGCTGCGGCGCCTGCCGCTGGATCGTCATGATGGTTCGCCGCGGCGCCTTCCCCATGAGGATGTGGCTGGGTCTCCCCGCCGCCGTGCGAATGCCCGCCGCTGCTGTCGACTATGGCCTGGTACCCGGCTTCGTCGAGCGTCGGCAGCACCTGGAGGAACGCGGCCATGTTCCAGATGTACTCGTCGGCCATGCTCTCGCCCCAAGCCGGCATGCCCGATGCCTTGATGCCGTGCTTGATGACCCAGAACGCTTCGGCGGCGTCGACCATGTGCCGGGTCAGGTTCGGCGGGGCGGGGTACAAACCCCGGCTCAACTCGGTATCCGGCACCCCCGGTGCCAGATGGCAGCCGGCGCACATGGCGGCATAGTTGCCCGAGCCCTGGACGATCCGCGCCGGATCCTCCAGGTTTGGCACCTGCAGCTCCTTGGCCCGGACCTTGATCGAGCGTTCGCGCAGCGTTTCGAGTGCCGAGTAGACCGGTCCCGTGTGCGGGTCGTCGGCGCCGATGTTGTACAGCCCCGACCAGACGAAGCCCGCCATCGCCAGCACGGCGATGAACGACAGTCCGACCAGCACGATCAGAGTTTTGCGTTTTACGAATGCCATGGTGGTGGTCTCCCCTAGAACCAGATGCGGATGCCGGCAACAATGCGCGTGTCCTCTATGTCGTCGGACTGTTCGCGCCGGTAGTCAGCAGTGCCGCCGTAAGCGCGTTCCCACACCACACCGATATAGGGCGCAAACTGGCGGTGGAACTCGTAACGCAGGCGGAAGCCCGCTTCCAGCGTGCTCAGGCCGCTGCCGATGCCGCGCTCCGGATCGTCCTGGCCCCATGCTTCGGCTCCGACCAGCCATTGGCCGATCAGCCGGTTGGTGAACAGCGTCTCGTACTCGGCTTCCAGCCCGAGCCCGGTCTGGCCCGACTCGCCCAAGTAGGCCGTGGCATCGACCTCGAACTTGTACGGCGCCACGCCCATGACGCCGACGGCAGCGAAGGTCGGCGATGGCCCCTCGCCAAAGTCGTGGCGGACGCCCGCGACGAGGTCCCACCAGCGTGCGATCGCGCGGCCGTACAGGACCTCGACATCGGCGGACTCATTGGTGCCGCCCACGCGCTCGCCTTCGCTGCGCAGCCACAGGCGATTCAGGTCGGTGCCTATCCAGGCGAGCGCCTCCCAGCCCACGCCTGTGCCTTCGTCGTCGGCATCCCAGGTCTCCAGCCGGTCGAGCAGCCAGTACGAATGAATCGCCGTGTCGTGGACGGCGTGGCCACCGACGTCCGGGAACGCAGCAGCGCGGTCACCGGGTGTGACCGG
Protein-coding sequences here:
- a CDS encoding copper resistance protein B is translated as MNLSTHDPRTALMAAAVLLSLGAAPAWGQEVDHSMHHPVEPAAPVQETPAPQDPHASHHMPPPAKPAQQEPSVDHSVHAPAELASATDEPADPHAGHHMPTAAPPAEPVDHAAMGHGTVVDEDLPATAAPRDPIPPVTPGDRAAAFPDVGGHAVHDTAIHSYWLLDRLETWDADDEGTGVGWEALAWIGTDLNRLWLRSEGERVGGTNESADVEVLYGRAIARWWDLVAGVRHDFGEGPSPTFAAVGVMGVAPYKFEVDATAYLGESGQTGLGLEAEYETLFTNRLIGQWLVGAEAWGQDDPERGIGSGLSTLEAGFRLRYEFHRQFAPYIGVVWERAYGGTADYRREQSDDIEDTRIVAGIRIWF
- a CDS encoding c-type cytochrome; the protein is MLVGLSFIAVLAMAGFVWSGLYNIGADDPHTGPVYSALETLRERSIKVRAKELQVPNLEDPARIVQGSGNYAAMCAGCHLAPGVPDTELSRGLYPAPPNLTRHMVDAAEAFWVIKHGIKASGMPAWGESMADEYIWNMAAFLQVLPTLDEAGYQAIVDSSGGHSHGGGETQPHPHGEGAAANHHDDPAAGAAAADGSGGHVHPPGTPPHDDAAAKPQTGMDDHHGDGGQAPHAHPPGTAADHHEPEAQPRMVEHRHADGTVESHPAPQTNPADDGHDHEH